A genomic window from Hirundo rustica isolate bHirRus1 chromosome 14, bHirRus1.pri.v3, whole genome shotgun sequence includes:
- the PDGFRB gene encoding platelet-derived growth factor receptor beta gives MLRPALKTCLWLLILTGLLEVTSGDSRLHIEPRDTELVLSLHSTFSLLCYGDRELAWEREGQPLAASLEHRDGVFVSNLTLRNVTGHHTGEYTCTYSPERAPEPAERRALYIYVPDPSLVFLPAVTSEEVFIFITGYTEAVIPCRVTNPQMQVTLYEKKVENPIPATYDPQQGFKGFFEDKTYFCRTFVDDQEVDSDTFYVYRIQVSSVNVSISAVQTMVRQGENVTVMCTVSGNELVNFNWDYPRKQAGKAVEPVTDFLPGSTHEIRSILIIQNAELEDSGTYVCNVSEGYHEKTDRKDITVHVIERGFVHFHTHLPSTVYAEVHKSRTIQVEVEAYPQPSIVWLKNNKTLTMESSSEFTITSRNLSETRYQTALVLVRVKQEEGGFYTIRASNEDDEQELSFHLQINVPAKVVDLKENSSASSGEQTVTCSAEGMPQPEISWSTCSDIKWCSTKGQPTRLLGNESAEIGVQTNASYHAERQLYRVNSTLQLHRVHEPLLLRCTVQNFLGTSSQDITLVPHALPFKVVIISVILALLVLTVISLIILIVLWQKKPRYEIRWKVIESVSSDGHEYIYVDPMQLPYDSTWEVPRDKLVLGRTLGSGAFGRVVEATAHGLSHSRSTMKVAVKMLKSTARSSEKQALMSELKIMSHLGPHLNIVNLLGACTKGGPIYIITEYCRYGDLVDYLHRNKHTFLQSYGDKARREAELYGNTPKEDHVHSHLSVSVESDGGYMDMSKDDSLDYVPMSDMKGEVKYADIESSNYGTPYELDSYSPSAPERTDRVTLINESPLLSYMDLVGFSFQVANGMEFLASKNCVHRDLAARNVLICEGKLVKICDFGLARDIMRDSNYISKGSTFLPLKWMAPESIFNNLYTTLSDVWSFGILLWEIFTLGGTPYPELPMNEQFYNAIKRGYRMSKPTHASDEIYNIMQKCWEEKFEIRPSFSQLVVLMGNLLVDCYRKRYQQVDEEFMKSDHPAVVRTRPTIPVLNNARLAASSPTSSILYTAVHQNGGENDYIIPLPDPKPEASCDLPQEASVSRASSMLNEANTSSTISCDSPLGLRQDEEQESDPQPGCQEPTTGHQEVEESFL, from the exons atgCTGCGCCCCGCTCTCAAGACGTGTCTCTGGCTCCTCATCCTCACCG GTCTGCTGGAGGTAACGTCTGGGGACAGCAGGCTGCACATCGAACCCAGAGACACTGAGCTTGTCCTCAGCCTCCACAGCAccttctccctgctgtgctATGGGGACAGAGAGCTGGCGTGGGAACGGGAGGGGCAGCCCCTCGCTGCCTCTCTGGAGCACAGGGACGGTGTCTTCGTCAGCAATCTCACCCTCAGGAACGTGACAGGCCATCACACCGGGGAGTACACGTGCACCTACAGCCCCGAGCGGGCTCCAGAGCCAGCGGAGAGGAGAGCCCTGTACATCTACGTTCCAG ATCCCTCCCTGGTTTTCCTCCCTGCAGTCACCTCTGAAGAAGTCTTCATCTTCATCACGGGCTACACAGAGGCTGTCATCCCATGCCGTGTGACCAACCCACAGATGCAGGTCACCCTCTATGAGAAGAAGGTGGAGAACCCCATCCCAGCTACATATGATCCACAACAGGGATTTAAAGGCTTCTTTGAGGATAAGACCTATTTCTGCCGGACATTTGTGGATGACCAGGAGGTGGATTCAGACACTTTCTACGTCTACAGGATCCAGG TGTCGTCTGTGAACGTCTCCATCAGCGCAGTGCAGACCATGGTGCGCCAGGGGGAAAATGTCACCGTGATGTGCACCGTGAGCGGCAACGAGCTGGTCAACTTCAACTGGGATTATCCCCGCAAGCAG gcagggaaggctgtggagcCAGTGACTGACTTCCTGCCTGGATCCACTCATGAGATCCGCTCCATCCTCATCATTCAGAATGCAGAGCTGGAGGACAGTGGAACCTATGTCTGCAACGTTTCTGAGGGCTACCATGAGAAAACTGACCGGAAGGACATCACTGTGCATGTGATCG AGCGTGGCTTTGTGCACTTCCACACGCACCTGCCCAGCACGGTGTATGCCGAGGTCCACAAGAGCCGCACTATCCAGGTGGAAGTGGAGGCTTATCCCCAACCCAGCATTGTGTGGCTGAAGAACAACAAGACATTGACCATGGAGAGCAGCAGCGAGTTCACCATCACCAGCAGGAACCTGTCAGAAACCAG gtaCCAGACAGCTCTGGTGCTGGTGCGGGTGAAGCAGGAAGAAGGAGGATTTTACACCATTCGGGCTTCCAATGAGGATGATGAGCAGGAGCTCTCCTTCCATCTGCAGATAAATG TGCCAGCTAAAGTGGTGGATCTCAAGGAgaacagcagtgccagcagtgggGAGCAGACTGTGACGTGCTCTGCTGAAGGAATGCCCCAGCCAGAGATCAGCTGGTCTACTTGCAGCGACATCAAATG GTGCAGCACCAAGGGACAGCCCACGCGGCTGCTGGGGAACGAGTCAGCCGAGATCGGCGTGCAGACCAACGCCTCGTACCACGCGGAGCGGCAGCTGTACCGCGTCAACAgcaccctgcagctgcacagggtgCACGAGCCCCTGCTCCTCAGGTGCACCGTGCAGAACTTCCTGGGCACCAGCTCCCAGGACATCACTCTGGTCCCACACG CCTTGCCGTTCAAGGTGGTCATCATTTCTGTCATCCTGGCCTTGCTGGTCCTCACTGTGATCTCCCTGATCATCCTGATCGTGCTGTGGCAGAAG AAACCTCGTTATGAAATCCGCTGGAAGGTGATTGAGTCAGTAAGCTCTGATGGGCACGAGTACATCTACGTGGATCCCATGCAGCTCCCTTACGACTCCACCTGGGAGGTGCCCAGGGACAAGCTGGTGTTAG GACGCACTCTCGGCTCTGGTGCCTTTGGTCGTGTGGTGGAGGCGACAGCCCATGGCCTGAGCCATTCAAGGTCCACCATGAAAGTGGCTGTCAAAATGCTCAAGT CCACGGCCCGCAGTAGTGAGAAGCAAGCCCTCATGTCCGAGCTGAAGATCATGAGCCACCTGGGACCTCACCTCAACATCGTCAACTTGCTGGGGGCCTGCACCAAAGGAG GGCCCATCTACATCATCACGGAGTACTGCCGCTACGGGGACCTGGTGGATTACCTGCACCGCAACAAGCACACCTTCCTGCAGTCCTACGGGGACAAGGCACGGCGAGAGGCAGAGCTCTATGGGAACACCCCCAAGGAGGACCATGTGCACAG CCACCTCTCCGTGTCTGTCGAGAGCGACGGGGGCTACATGGACATGAGCAAGGACGACTCCCTGGACTATGTGCCCATGTCTGACATGAAGGGTGAAGTCAAGTACGCTGACATCGAGTCCTCTAACTATGGCACCCCCTATGAGCTGGACAGCTACTCCCCATCAG CTCCGGAAAGGACAGACCGGGTGACGCTGATAAATGAGTCTCCGCTCCTCAGCTACATGGACTTGGTGGGCTTCAGCTTCCAGGTGGCCAATGGGATGGAGTTCCTGGCTTCCAAAAAT TGTGTGCACCGTGACCTGGCTGCCAGGAATGTCCTCATCTGTGAGGGGAAGCTGGTGAAGATCTGTGACTTTGGCCTGGCGAGGGACATCATGAGGGATTCCAACTATATCTCCAAAGGCAGT ACCTTCTTGCCCCTTAAGTGGATGGCACCAGAGAGCATCTTCAACAACCTCTACACCACCCTGAGTGATGTGTGGTCTTTTGGGATTCTTCTTTGGGAGATATTCACTCTAG GAGGGACTCCATACCCTGAGCTGCCTATGAATGAACAGTTCTACAACGCCATCAAACGTGGCTATCGGATGTCCAAACCCACCCATGCCTCTGATGAAAT CTACAACATCATGCAGAAGTGCTGGGAGGAGAAGTTTGAGATCAGGCCATCCTTCTCACAGCTGGTGGTGCTTATGGGAAACCTCCTGGTGGATTGCTACAGAAAG AGGTACCAGCAGGTGGATGAAGAGTTCATGAAGAGTGACCACCCCGCTGTTGTCCGCACAAGACCCACGATTCCTGTGCTGAACAACGCCCGCCTTGCTGCCAGCTCCCCCACCAGCAGCATCCTCTACACAGCCGTGCACCAGAACGGGGGCGAGAATGATTACATCATCCCTCTTCCTGACCCCAAACCTGAGGCCAGCTGTGACCTCCCTCAGGAGGCCTCCGTCAGCCGGGCCAG CTCTATGCTGAACGAGGCCAACACATCATCTACCATATCCTGTGACAGCCCTCTGGGCCTCCGGCAGGACGAGGAGCAGGAATCCGACCCACAaccaggctgccaggagccAACCACAGGACACCAAGAGGTGGAGGAGAGTTTCCTGTAG